The following are encoded together in the Streptomyces sp. NBC_01465 genome:
- the lpdA gene encoding dihydrolipoyl dehydrogenase has product MTTSTATPQVTDVIVIGGGTGGYSTALRAAALGLDVVLAERDKVGGTCLHRGCIPSKAMLHAAELVDGIAEARERWGVKATLDSVDWPALVATRDDIVSRNHKGVESHLSHAGVHVLSGSAELTDARTVRIEGAGSFTARRGIVLATGSRPRTLPGLVPDGRRVVTSDDALFAPGLPGSVLVLGGGAIGVEYASFHRSMGADVTLVEAAERLVPLEDADVSRHLTRGLKKRGIDIRTGARLESTALLPDGIRATVRTARGEVLTIEADRILVAVGRTPVTDGLNLAAAGLTTDERGFVAPADWSRLETAVPGIHVVGDLLPPPSLGLAHASFAEGLLVAETLAGVPSPPVDYAAVPRVTYSSPQTASVGLTEAEARNRDHDVVVNTMPLTAVAKGMVHGQGGVVKVVAERGGQVLGVHLVGPNVSEMIAESQLIVGWDAEPADVARHIHAHPTLSEAVGETFLSLAGRGLHQQ; this is encoded by the coding sequence ATGACAACAAGCACAGCAACACCCCAGGTGACAGACGTGATCGTCATCGGTGGCGGCACCGGCGGCTACTCCACCGCCCTGCGCGCCGCGGCCCTCGGCCTCGACGTCGTCCTCGCCGAGCGCGACAAGGTGGGCGGCACCTGCCTGCACCGCGGCTGCATCCCCAGCAAGGCGATGCTGCACGCCGCCGAACTCGTCGACGGCATCGCGGAGGCGCGCGAGCGCTGGGGTGTGAAGGCGACGCTGGACTCGGTGGACTGGCCCGCGCTGGTCGCCACCCGTGACGACATCGTCTCCCGCAACCACAAGGGCGTGGAGAGCCACCTCTCGCACGCCGGGGTCCACGTCCTCAGCGGGAGCGCCGAGTTGACCGACGCCCGTACGGTGCGGATCGAGGGCGCCGGCTCCTTCACCGCGCGCCGCGGCATCGTCCTGGCCACCGGATCGCGCCCCCGTACGCTGCCGGGCCTGGTCCCCGACGGGCGCCGCGTCGTCACGAGCGACGACGCGCTCTTCGCCCCCGGGCTGCCCGGCTCGGTCCTGGTCCTGGGCGGGGGCGCGATCGGCGTCGAGTACGCCTCCTTCCACCGGTCGATGGGCGCCGATGTCACCCTGGTCGAGGCGGCGGAGCGGCTCGTACCGCTCGAAGACGCCGACGTCTCCCGCCACTTGACCCGCGGTCTGAAGAAGCGCGGCATCGACATCCGCACCGGCGCCCGTCTGGAGTCCACCGCGCTCCTCCCCGACGGGATCCGCGCCACGGTCCGTACCGCGCGCGGCGAGGTGCTCACGATCGAGGCGGACCGGATCCTGGTCGCGGTCGGCCGCACCCCGGTCACCGACGGGCTGAACCTCGCCGCGGCCGGGCTCACCACCGACGAGCGCGGTTTCGTCGCCCCCGCCGACTGGTCGCGGCTGGAGACCGCCGTGCCCGGCATCCACGTGGTCGGCGATCTTCTGCCGCCGCCGTCGCTCGGGCTGGCCCACGCCTCGTTCGCGGAGGGCCTGTTGGTGGCCGAGACCCTGGCCGGAGTACCGTCACCGCCCGTCGACTACGCGGCCGTGCCCCGGGTCACGTACTCCTCGCCGCAGACCGCCTCGGTCGGCCTGACCGAGGCGGAGGCCCGCAACCGGGACCACGACGTGGTCGTCAACACCATGCCGCTGACCGCCGTCGCGAAGGGCATGGTGCACGGGCAGGGCGGGGTCGTGAAGGTCGTCGCGGAGCGCGGCGGGCAGGTCCTCGGCGTGCATCTCGTCGGACCGAACGTCTCCGAGATGATCGCCGAGAGCCAGCTGATCGTCGGCTGGGACGCCGAACCCGCCGACGTCGCCCGCCACATCCACGCCCACCCGACCCTCTCCGAGGCGGTCGGCGAGACCTTCCTCAGCTTGGCGGGGCGGGGGCTGCACCAGCAGTGA
- a CDS encoding LysR family transcriptional regulator, translating to MEYFVTVVEESSFTRASEILHVTQPALSHQIKALERSVGGELLERMPRGVRLTAMGRAYLPHAERAVRSAAQAQRAARAAAGAEGGELHIATVHALAVGVLPEVFARWQREHPGVALVLHEYGTTEALEEAIERGTADLAVGPLPADWQGPVVPLGDEEIVIVAPFDDRLAGRSSVRLEELSDHIWIRCAMEPVVHGQPLLDWACAKAGFLPRTAVRTEHTSTAVRMAAAGVGIVCAPLQVVRGALGEDCVALPLEPGWRRALAVFSRVELTGAAEAFAELLREAQPSPVRPHDDCEGARPVVA from the coding sequence ATGGAGTACTTCGTCACGGTTGTGGAGGAATCGTCCTTCACCCGCGCCTCGGAGATCCTGCACGTCACCCAGCCCGCACTCTCCCACCAGATCAAGGCACTTGAGCGGTCGGTGGGCGGCGAACTCCTGGAACGGATGCCGCGCGGGGTGCGGCTCACCGCGATGGGCCGCGCCTACCTCCCGCACGCCGAGCGCGCCGTACGCAGCGCCGCCCAGGCCCAGCGGGCGGCCCGCGCGGCCGCGGGGGCGGAGGGCGGCGAGCTGCACATCGCGACGGTGCACGCGCTCGCCGTCGGGGTGCTCCCCGAGGTCTTCGCCCGCTGGCAGCGCGAGCACCCGGGCGTCGCCCTGGTCCTGCACGAGTACGGCACGACCGAGGCACTGGAGGAGGCGATCGAGCGCGGCACGGCGGATCTCGCGGTCGGTCCGCTGCCCGCGGACTGGCAGGGCCCCGTCGTCCCGCTCGGCGACGAGGAGATCGTGATCGTGGCCCCCTTCGACGACCGCCTCGCGGGCCGGTCGTCGGTCCGCCTGGAGGAGCTCTCCGACCACATCTGGATCAGGTGCGCGATGGAACCGGTCGTCCACGGGCAGCCGCTCCTGGACTGGGCCTGCGCCAAGGCGGGCTTCCTGCCCCGTACGGCGGTCCGCACCGAGCACACGTCGACGGCGGTACGGATGGCCGCCGCCGGCGTCGGCATCGTCTGCGCGCCCCTGCAGGTCGTACGGGGAGCGCTCGGCGAGGACTGCGTGGCCCTGCCCCTGGAACCGGGATGGCGGCGCGCCCTGGCCGTCTTCTCGCGGGTGGAGCTGACGGGTGCGGCGGAGGCCTTCGCGGAGCTGCTGCGGGAGG